The genomic window GTTAAAACAATTTCACTGTCAGGATACTTGTATAACCAATCATTTATAAACGTTTTGATTCCACTGATAAGGGTGTATAAAATACCACTAATCATGGCATTTTCGGTATTACCTGCCCAACGATCGCCTAATTTTTTCGGTAAATCAATATTAGGTAAGGCTGCAGTTTTTGTTGATAATGAATTAAATTGTAGCTTTAATCCGGGTAAAATCGCTCCCCCAATAAAAGTGCGATCGCTATCAATTCCCGTTAAGGTTAAAGCCGTACCAGCATCAATGACTAAACAAGGAAAATGATACTTGTCGCCTGCCCCCAATGCAGCTAATGCTCGATCAATTCCTATGGTTTGATAAAGATTGTTGAGGGGAATATCTTCTAAGTTAATGAGAACAGTGTTTTGATAATTTTGCCATAGTTTAGTTTGAGAAGGAACCACAGAAGCAACGATTAAAGGTAAGGTAAGAGAAAGATTCCCCAAGAGGCAATGATTAGGTAATATTAAAGGGTCAATCAATTGGTCATGATGAGTTGTATTCCAAGTATTCTGTAAAATTTCACCCTGGAAATACCCCCAATGCAGTCGAGAATTTCCAATCATTAAAGCTAACCATTCTTTTGATGTTTCCCGATTCACAGTTTTCCTAGTTTTTATCTTTTCTGTGGACTATTTTTCAAAAGAAAAATGTAATTTAAGAATATTTTATAATTAAAACCATCACCAAATTAGCAATAATAATGTTATCATTTTTAAGGCCATGTGAATTATCACCATTATCCTTATATGAGTAGCGAAAACGAGTATATACAAGAAGCCGATGCTAACCGTGTCCGAGTTTTAAGCGAAGCCCTTCCCTACATCCAACAATTCGCTGGACGCACTGTTGTCATTAAATACGGAGGGGCAGCCATGAAAGATAGTTCCCTTAAAGATAAAGTCATTCGTGATATCATTTTTCTCGCTTGTGTGGGAGTTCATCCGGTGGTGGTTCATGGTGGCGGACCAGAAATTAATAGTTGGTTAGATAAACTAGGGATTGAAGCCCAATTTAAAGATGGCTTAAGGGTTACTGATGCACCCACAATGGATGTGGTAGAAATGGTCTTAGTAGGCCGTGTTAATAAAGAGTTAGTCTCACTCATTAATCAAGCAGGGGGTCAAGGGGTAGGACTCTGTGGTAAAGATGGTAACTTAGTTAAAGCCCGTCGTGTGGATAAACAAGATATTGGCTTTGTCGGAGAAGTCAGTAAAGTTAATGTCAAAATTGTTCACTGTTTAGTCACCAATAACTATATCCCTGTCATTTCCTCTGTGGCCGCCGATGACACGGGACAGGCCTACAATATTAATGCTGATACCTTCGCAGGAGAAGTAGCAGCAGCCCTCGGTGCAGAAAAATTGATTCTGTTAACAGATACCCCAGGCATTCTCGAAAATTATCAAGATCCTAGTACATTAATAACCAAATTAGATATTAGACAGGCTAGGGACTTGATCGCTCAAGGGGTAGTAGCCGGAGGCATGATCCCGAAAGTTAATTGTTGTGTGCGATCGCTGGCTCAAGGGGTTCGCGCAGCACACATTATTGATGGTCGCATTCCTCATTCTATATTACTGGAAATCTTTAGCGATCGGGGTATTGGCTCGATGATTGTTGCCTCAGAATATCAGTCTTAAAGTTAAAGAAATTGAGGGTTATGGTAGTAATTCCCGTACTTGTGAGCTAAAAGACTTGCAGAAATTGAATAAATCAGTTATAACTGAAACAGTGAAAATACTTCTCGAAACATATCCTTCGATAAATATCTGCGATTTAACAAAATACCAATCCATAGAGAGAAGTGTTGCTCAAGAGAGCATTTGTACAATTTAGTAAACACAAATTAATTGAGTCTATGACGAAGCAAGTTGCTCATCCTATGATGAAGTTTCAACGCAAAGTGTCCTCACTGGTAGAGTCAAACGTTCTGAAACCTAGTGACAGCATTTGGAAATTAGCCCTTTTATACGGAAATGACTGGTCTTACTGGAAAAAAGAGCTATTAGAGTTTGGCTTTACCATGCAAGATCCCGTTAGCGAGGTTTTAGTGGTTGAAGCATGGGATGAAGAATAATCCCACCTAACCCGACCCTGAATTGATTGCAATGTCAGATATGGATTATTATATTTTTATCTACTGATGTATCTTTGCAATCATAGTCCTAGAAAGCACTTGGTCTA from Crocosphaera subtropica ATCC 51142 includes these protein-coding regions:
- a CDS encoding pantothenate kinase, giving the protein MNRETSKEWLALMIGNSRLHWGYFQGEILQNTWNTTHHDQLIDPLILPNHCLLGNLSLTLPLIVASVVPSQTKLWQNYQNTVLINLEDIPLNNLYQTIGIDRALAALGAGDKYHFPCLVIDAGTALTLTGIDSDRTFIGGAILPGLKLQFNSLSTKTAALPNIDLPKKLGDRWAGNTENAMISGILYTLISGIKTFINDWLYKYPDSEIVLTGGDAAQLYDYFQQDNYEHLEELTVDHNLIFWGIRSINRLDI
- a CDS encoding DUF4327 family protein; this translates as MTKQVAHPMMKFQRKVSSLVESNVLKPSDSIWKLALLYGNDWSYWKKELLEFGFTMQDPVSEVLVVEAWDEE
- the argB gene encoding acetylglutamate kinase, with the protein product MSSENEYIQEADANRVRVLSEALPYIQQFAGRTVVIKYGGAAMKDSSLKDKVIRDIIFLACVGVHPVVVHGGGPEINSWLDKLGIEAQFKDGLRVTDAPTMDVVEMVLVGRVNKELVSLINQAGGQGVGLCGKDGNLVKARRVDKQDIGFVGEVSKVNVKIVHCLVTNNYIPVISSVAADDTGQAYNINADTFAGEVAAALGAEKLILLTDTPGILENYQDPSTLITKLDIRQARDLIAQGVVAGGMIPKVNCCVRSLAQGVRAAHIIDGRIPHSILLEIFSDRGIGSMIVASEYQS